The Dokdonia sp. 4H-3-7-5 genomic interval CTATATTTGTTACAGTTAATCTAATTAATTACTATATTTAACCCTTTACTAATTTAAACTTTAAGATCAAGAGCAATGAAAAAATTATTCTCTATCATGGCAATTGCCGCTGTAGTAGTGTTAAGCACATTCACAGCAAACGCCAGTAACGCACAAACAACCCTTCCAGTACAAATCCAACAAATCGTTGCGAATGTAGATTCTGGTGCATCTTTTCAAGATGAAGCCGTAGCAGAAGAGCTTTCTTTTACGCAAGATTTGAAAAAACGATTCATTGAAGGAGGTCCTGGATTCATGGGGATTGTACTTTTATGTCTTATTTTAGGACTTGCAATTGCTATTGAGCGTATTATATATCTTAACCTAGCATCTACTAACACTAAGAAGTTAGCTCAAGATGTTGAAGATGCATTAAATAGTGGTGGTGTTGAAGCTGCAAAAGAAGTATGTCGTAACACTAAGGGGCCTGTTGCTTCTATCTACTACCAAGGTCTTGACCGTGTAGATGAAGGAGTAGAAGCTGCTGAAAAAGCTGTTGTAGCTTATGGTGGTGTTCAAATGGGACAACTTGAAAAGAACGTATCTTGGATTTCATTATTTATCGCTCTTGCACCAATGCTTGGTTTCATGGGTACGGTAATCGGTATGATTCAAGCCTTTGATAGAATTGAAGCAGCGGGTGATATGAATCCAGCTCTTGTAGCAGGAGGTATTAAAGTAGCACTTCTTACAACAGTATTTGGACTGATTGTGGCTATTATTCTTCAAATATTCTATAACTATATTATTGCAAAAATTGACAGTATCGTAAACGATATGGAAGATGCATCAATCACATTGATGGACATGCTTGTACGTTACAAGAAGTAATATATAGTAATCTTAAAAATTCATACATATTATGGGATTACATAAAATTTTAAAACTCATTGTTGGTATCGTAGGTATCGTAGCACTTGTTGTTGCTGGTATGGTATGGGCAAACAATGAAGCCATCGTAGGTGGTGACTCACAGAACCTTGTTGATATCATGATTCTCCTTGCATGGATAGTTATAGGTATCGCAGTAATACTCGTAGCGATTTTTGTTATCAAAGGTCTATTTTCGGGTAACGCAAAGAATACACTAATAGGTGCTGGAGCATTCTTGTTAGTAGTTGCTATATCTTACTTCGCTGCAAGCGGAGCAGAAGAAGTTGCAATGAAAGACGGAGAAATTCTATCTGCTAGTGGTTCACAATGGGTAAGCGCTGGTATTAATGCATTCTTTATTCTTGCGGCTGTCGCAATTGTATTAATGGTTATTTCTGGAGCTAAGAAACTTGTAAATAAATAATTATGGCTAGGAGAAATGCACCAGAAATTAATGCAGGGTCTATGGCAGACATCGCATTCTTACTACTTATCTTCTTCTTGGTAACTACTACCATTGAAAAAGATAGAGGTCTAGTAAGAGCGTTACCGCCAGAGCAACCTGAGAATGTGGAGCCTCCTATCATAAAAGAAAAGAACCTTTTTGTTGTTATTGTAAACAATGAAGAACAGCTTTTGGTTGAAAATGAGCCTATGGAGATGAAAGATCTTCAAGCAGCAGCCATTGCTTTCCTAGATAATGGGGGAGTACCAAAAGGACAAGAAGGGTATTGTGACTATTGTCAGGGAGAACGTAATCCGAGTTCATCGGATTATCCTGATAAGGCTATTGTTACTGTAAAGAGTCTTCGTGAGTCATCTTACGAGTCTTTTATTACAGTTCAAAATGAGCTAGTAGGAGCATATAATTTCTTACGTGATAGAGAATCGCAACGTTTATACGGGTGGAAGTACACCGAAGTAAGTAAAGCGATAGATGAAGGTGTTTTTAAGGGTAACGAAGATGCAACTGAGAAAAAACTTGATATTATCAAGAACATGTATCCTCAGAAGCTTTCTGAAGTAGACCCTAATAACTAATATAAAAACAATAACAATATGTCAAAATTTAGAAAAGGCGGTGCTAAGGAATTACCAGCGGTTAATACTGCTTCCTTACCAGATATTGTATTTATGTTATTATTCTTCTTTATGGTAGCTACGGTGTTACGTAAAAATGACGTTAAAGTAGCTCAAATTTTACCTTCAGCAGATCAAACTGAGAAGCTTAAAAAGGATCGAAGTGTATACATCTTTGCTGGTACTCCAGGAGAGGGATATAAGAACCTTGGTACAGAAGGGAAAATACAAATTGGAGACAAGTTTGTAAACATAAACGAAGTACAACCAGCAATACTCGAAGAGCGTGAAAAGCTTAGAGATGAGCTTAAAGACCGTGTAATGGTTGCCTTTAAAGTAGATAAGGAAACTAATTCAGGTTTGGTATATGACGTAAAGCAGGAGCTTAGACAAGCAAACATGCTTAAGGTAATTTATATTACCACACAAACGGATGATGCTGTAACGCAATAGTCCTATATTAAATTAGTAAAAAAACGTCTTGAGGTAACTCAAGGCGTTTTTTTATTTTCAATACTCATTGTCATTTCTCTTATATTTGTTACAAATTCTTCCACTTGAAATACTACCTATTTTTAACCATTTTATTTCTCACTATTGGTCTTATGGCTCAAGAGGAAGCTATTTCGTATGAGGAGGAGGTTGATTCCTTGTATAGAGAAGATCAAGTCTATGTAGGTGTTACATTTAATTTATTAAGTAATAAGCCAGCAGACTTTAGTCAAAATGGTCTTAGTGCCGGAATACAGGCTGGAATTATTAGGGATTTTCCAATCAATAAGCGCCGGAATAAAGCTATTGGTGTGGGAATAGGTCTTGCGCTAGATACGTATAATCAAAACTTATTTATACGCGACGAAGTCGCGGGTAATGTGACAAATTATGAAATCCTTGATGATCAGATAAACGAAGATGTAAATAGATTTACTACATATACTCTTGAGTTTCCTCTTGAATATAGATGGCGCACATCTACAACGACCAAGTACAGTTTTTGGCGTATACATACTGGAGTAAAATTAGGTTATTTATTCAGGTTCAAATCTACTTTTCAAGATGCGAGTTCTGATGTTGTTCGTACAGATTTACCTGAGATAAATAACTTTCAGTACGGACCATCATTCTCTTTTGGCTACGGAGCTTTTAATTTTCAAGGGTATTATGGTTTAAGCACCCTATTTAATGACGGCGCGCAAATAGATGGCGATAACGTCAACCTTCAGGTGATTCGTTTGGGATTAATTTTTTACTTCTTATAAGTGTACGCTTTCGCGAAAGCGTGACACTACTACTACTACTACTATTATTATTATAGCCAATAGGGGTAAACTAGAAACTGCGAAGCGGCACCTATTATAAATCCTAAAATAAGTTCAATAGGA includes:
- a CDS encoding MotA/TolQ/ExbB proton channel family protein, which encodes MKKLFSIMAIAAVVVLSTFTANASNAQTTLPVQIQQIVANVDSGASFQDEAVAEELSFTQDLKKRFIEGGPGFMGIVLLCLILGLAIAIERIIYLNLASTNTKKLAQDVEDALNSGGVEAAKEVCRNTKGPVASIYYQGLDRVDEGVEAAEKAVVAYGGVQMGQLEKNVSWISLFIALAPMLGFMGTVIGMIQAFDRIEAAGDMNPALVAGGIKVALLTTVFGLIVAIILQIFYNYIIAKIDSIVNDMEDASITLMDMLVRYKK
- a CDS encoding ExbD/TolR family protein, which translates into the protein MARRNAPEINAGSMADIAFLLLIFFLVTTTIEKDRGLVRALPPEQPENVEPPIIKEKNLFVVIVNNEEQLLVENEPMEMKDLQAAAIAFLDNGGVPKGQEGYCDYCQGERNPSSSDYPDKAIVTVKSLRESSYESFITVQNELVGAYNFLRDRESQRLYGWKYTEVSKAIDEGVFKGNEDATEKKLDIIKNMYPQKLSEVDPNN
- a CDS encoding ExbD/TolR family protein, whose translation is MSKFRKGGAKELPAVNTASLPDIVFMLLFFFMVATVLRKNDVKVAQILPSADQTEKLKKDRSVYIFAGTPGEGYKNLGTEGKIQIGDKFVNINEVQPAILEEREKLRDELKDRVMVAFKVDKETNSGLVYDVKQELRQANMLKVIYITTQTDDAVTQ
- a CDS encoding porin family protein, with product MKYYLFLTILFLTIGLMAQEEAISYEEEVDSLYREDQVYVGVTFNLLSNKPADFSQNGLSAGIQAGIIRDFPINKRRNKAIGVGIGLALDTYNQNLFIRDEVAGNVTNYEILDDQINEDVNRFTTYTLEFPLEYRWRTSTTTKYSFWRIHTGVKLGYLFRFKSTFQDASSDVVRTDLPEINNFQYGPSFSFGYGAFNFQGYYGLSTLFNDGAQIDGDNVNLQVIRLGLIFYFL